The Triticum aestivum cultivar Chinese Spring chromosome 3A, IWGSC CS RefSeq v2.1, whole genome shotgun sequence genome includes a region encoding these proteins:
- the LOC123059730 gene encoding dirigent protein 4-like yields MRIPFFLITILLLSLQFNASPVGGSKKVTNIRFYLHNTHKVNDPSSVLVAQNTNATAHARGLVPFSSVYVFDDVLTKGATSRSKVDGNAQGMYVETGKDGYTILLTIDCEMTDGPFKGSSFVMFSRNEFRKPIREVPVIGGRGAFRMAKGYGLLKTVCVDCINSVKPSKGDIIEYNVTLYLH; encoded by the coding sequence ATGAGAATTCCATTCTTTCTCATCACAATCCTCCTTCTCTCTCTCCAATTCAATGCTTCCCCAGTTGGTGGAAGCAAGAAGGTGACGAACATCCGCTTCTACCTCCACAACACCCATAAGGTGAATGATCCATCCTCGGTCCTTGTCGCACAAAACACCAATGCCACAGCCCACGCCCGTGGCTTAGTGCCCTTTAGCTCCGTCTACGTGTTTGACGACGTGCTCACAAAGGGGGCCACAAGTAGATCTAAGGTGGATGGGAATGCACAGGGCATGTACGTTGAAACGGGGAAAGACGGGTACACGATATTGTTAACTATTGACTGTGAGATGACAGATGGTCCATTCAAAGGCAGCTCGTTCGTGATGTTCTCAAGAAATGAATTCAGAAAGCCAATCAGGGAGGTCCCCGTTATTGGAGGTCGTGGTGCATTCCGAATGGCCAAAGGGTACGGCTTGCTCAAGACCGTTTGTGTTGACTGTATCAACTCGGTGAAACCGTCCAAGGGAGATATCATCGAGTATAATGTGACTCTCTACCTCCATTGA
- the LOC123057392 gene encoding uncharacterized protein, protein MSFVVSEREARQSGEIHCDTICYDGQPIDVNVEGNTLAKALHYCKKHAYSDDHDLRAWDAKFVADLDLETLYDLTLASHKLEIQGLLALTCQTLANKIKGKSPHETCHVLNIRGVFTPELHQEHSSESCASHTVLAAMKINANWWHLERKLVDKALRALDIVRRQDFTGYEPKIDGLVRHRFSDFNLAFFDLDKESEYFDDCSFHYVRESDVGFPVDIFGTVVARDTEDYRCVYLFRRERDDPQHISSPVYNPVEATIEINVLKGPCNISRVAASTPGNFKDHIILYEAAGGPTIIGDGGSVPLSRRVVAVTREKKLALFLVGGDALEYLALTLGHSDEVVNRRMGCAQVEVKVAWTAVPARKRPNMFKAVANQLLLM, encoded by the exons ATGAGTTTCGTGGTCTCGGAGCGGGAGGCGAGACAATCCGGGGAAATTCATTGCGACACCATCTGCTACGACGGCCAGCCCATCGACGTCAACGTCGAAGGCAACACACTCGCCAAGGCCTTGCACTACTGCAAGAAGCACGCCTACTCAGACGACCATGACCTCCGCGCCTGGGACGCCAAGTTCGTCGCCGACCTAGATCTCGAGACACTATACGATCTCACCCTG GCTTCCCACAAACTTGAAATCCAAGGCCTGCTTGCACTCACCTGTCAGACTCTCGCCAATAAGATCAAGGGCAAGTCGCCCCATGAGACCTGTCATGTACTAAACATCAGGGGTGTCTTCACTCCGGAATTACATCAAGAGCATTCAAGTGAATCTTGCGCTAGCCACACG GTTTTAGCCGCTATGAAAATCAACGCAAATTGGTGGCACCTAGAGCGAAAATTGGTAGATAAGGCGTTACGGGCTCTCGACATAGTTCGTCGCCAAGACTTCACCGGATACGAGCCCAAGATCGATGGTTTAGTACGTCATCGATTCAGCGACTTCAACCTTGCCTTCTTCGACTTAGATAAAGAGAGTgagtattttgatgattgttcgTTCCATTAC GTAAGGGAATCAGATGTTGGCTTTCCGGTTGACATATTTGGCACTGTTGTTGCAAGGGACACAGAGGACTACCGATGTGTCTATCTGTTTCGGCGTGAAAGGGACGACCCCCAACACATCAGCTCGCCG GTCTACAACCCTGTGGAAGCAACAATTGAAATAAATGTTTTGAAGGGGCCGTGCAACATCTCAAGAGTAGCTGCTTCGACACCTGGCAACTTCAAGGATCATATCATTCTATACGAAGCAGCAGGAGGGCCGACCATAATCGGTGATGGCGGCTCTGTTCCGTTGAGTCGTCGTGTGGTCGCCGTCACACGGGAGAAGAAGCTGGCGCTATTTCTTGTGGGTGGTGATGCACTTGAATACCTTGCCCTCACTCTAGGTCATTCTGATGAAGTGGTCAATCGGAGGATGGGCTGTGCCCAAGTGGAGGTGAAAGTTGCGTGGACAGCTGTCCCGGCAAGGAAGAGACCTAATATGTTTAAGGCGGTGGCAAACCAGCTGTTATTGATGTGA